DNA from Thunnus thynnus chromosome 2, fThuThy2.1, whole genome shotgun sequence:
CTTCAGTATAGTGTGATGTGTACATGATGCTGTGTCCACGAACTGCAGGACAAAAGCTTGTTCACTTTCTGTGAGTAAAACTAAGATCAACACTGTCTGTGTGGTTTCTCTGAGCtccaatcatttattttattctgtcaaACATTTATGTGATCATTCAAACTGATTGAGCTCTTTCAGCTGCATGATGTCAGTCTACAGAAGAATGTTTGTCttcctgttatgatgtcagcGTTTATGACAAATCCATTCTAGAATGTAAAGAGTCTATATGTGAGTTCCTCAGAACAGACACAATCTCTTCACCAGctgaacagacacacattcGTCTTCAGAGAAAGTCATCTGTCAGACACTCAACAAGATTTTACATCTATCTCACGTTTTAGAACGTTTTCAAGATCATCAGCCACCATGGAAAGACGAGAGAGTAGAGCCAGCAGGGTAAGATGTTCAAACCAGGATGTAAAACTGCGCTACTGCACAAGACTATGCATGTTTTAATGGCTTTGTATTGTGTCTAAAGcttaaacaaatacactttttatCAGCACAGATGCAGTTTGTAATGAGATTACATTTCATACAAATTTATCGTCTTAATTTAAACTCATCTCTCACAGTCAGTCAGATGAACACATGGATATATGTGAATGTCTGCCTGGATAAATACCTCAGATTAATATGAatacataaacaataaataaaggaTTTATTGAAGGGTTCTAGTATAAAGTGTAAATGTGATATCTATTTCCTCTCAGTATTAACAGATGACTGTTTTCCCGTAAGGAAAAATAGAGCTATCAGTGATATGAAAATgtcttcatgtatttctgtgtttgtgttgcacaGGACTACAacagagggatggaggagatgaggaaATTGATGGAGGGTGAGATGaaggagagggaagaaaagTTAAGGACCGCTGCTAAAATCATGGTCTTCAAGGAGAGGGAGACCTGGAGAAGTGACAGAGAGCAACTTCTGGAAAAGCTCTCTGTCACTGAGGAAGAAATCACGGCATTGAAGAGTGACCTCCAAGAGGAAAAGGACAAGAACAGGAACAGAGAACAAGAGATCTGGTCTCTTCACTGCCAGCTCTCTTCTGAGAAAGAAAAGTACAACTCTGCCAATGCTCTCTGGTGGAGGAAGTTAcaccaagtgctggaaaaggcAGCAGGGGGCATCAGAATGAGAGATGATCAAATCATCTCTCTTGAACGGAGCCTCCACGCTGAGAAAGAGAGCTGGCAGCAAAAAGTCAGCCAGCTGGAAGAGCTCCtcagtgaaaaagagagagaaatcagCAGGgccaataaaaaaagaagagaacgTACCACGGCTCATATCGACACCTTGGCCCTGCTGAGTGAAACACAGTCAGCTTTGAAAGAAAGTCAACTGGCCTGTAATTCACTGGAGGAAAAACTCAGACAGCAGCTGACTGAAAAAATGGAGAAAGACCAGAGAGAGCTCTCAGAGAGAGTAGAGAGCCTCCGCAAGGAGCTCTCTGAGAGAGTCAGTAAGTGTAGAGAGGAGCTCTCCACAGTGTGCCAGAGTTGGGAGAGGAGGTCACACCagtggaggaaagagaaaaaacaactgGAGGAGACGCTGCAggccaaacatgagatttggaTCCATGAGGAGGCGCAGATGAAAGAACAGATCCAGCGCCTCACCAACGAAAACCTCCAGCTTCAGGTTTGCTGCCTCAGCTCATCTTTTTAATTCTAACAATTGATTTCAGATCATTTCAGAGCTTTGAAACTGAActcaaaatattctgttttttctcttttcaggaGCTCCTgatgaaaaaggagaagaagaagcagaagagcTTCTGGAGCTGGAGTCGCAGCAAATAACAACAGCTCCCTCTTTCCCCAAACCCCTCTCCCACCTCAcccacctctctccctctcctacTCCTTCGCTCACCCTCACCCTCACTCTATCCTCACCCTCACCCTCGCTCTACTCTCACCCTCACACTTACCCTTCCCTCACCCTCACTCTACCCTCATCCTTCCCCTTCCCCCACCCTTACCCTTACCCTTCCCTCATCCTTACCCTTCCCTCACCCTTACCCTTCCCTCATCCTTACCCTTCCCTTCCCCTTCCCTTACCCTTCCCTTCCCCTTCCCTTACCCTTCCCTTACCCCTCCCTTACCCTTCCCTTACCCTCACCCTTACCCTTCCCTCATCCTTACCCTTCCCTTACCCCTCCatcccccctttctctccctaCATGTATTTTCTGTAAATCAGTCATTAAAATTCAGTGACTGTGACAGTtatgaagttttgttttttaactccTGTGTTTTAAACTGTGACTCTTCTCTCTCAAACGTTGTCTCACATCAAGCAAACTAAGCAGCTGCTTGGGGCCTCTAAATGAATTAGGGCCCCCAAAAGTCCCCTGTAACTGATAAATGATGATATgtgacattattagattgttaCTGACAcatcaatgtgtaagcagcattttactgttgaagAGGGTCCAGGTGGAGCTGATCTGAGCTACTTTATATACTAGTTAAGTTATGGCTCTGAAGCTGGAGTCAGGCCTCATCCAAGGGACCACAAGATGAATCAATCACAAGATGAACTCTACTTGGAAAATAAAGCAGGCAGCTGTTGTTACCCATCTGAGGTTTCCACCTTATCTCCCAGCCTGGCACCATGAACATAAAACATCTCTTGTATGAGACCTTGGAGGCCACAGTGAGGCGCTGTAGGTTAAATCATCACATCAAGGCTTTGATTAGCACATTCGTTTGAAAAGATATAGCTCataaactgaacatttccaTAAATTTAAGATTGAACATCTCTCTTTCACAAatgagtatttttttctctcacaaagacaaaaccaagttctgatacacaaatctgtatctaaattttaaacttttctctGATCTTAtctttttgtgaaatactgaaACATGTGAACAGCCACTGAAATTGCGAGAGGTGTagaggggaaatgtctctttggtggaaaTGCTAACAACTCAttgacatctgaaatgtgacaaggTGCCACAACTTCACACtgattttatacacattttatcATTATATCTAATTTAACTGCCCCTAGGCATCTCAAAACAGTGTCATTGACTATGCTCATAGcctagacagacagatagatacacttgatagatagatagatagatagatagatagatagatagatagatagatagatagatagatagatagttaaGTGCTGTGAAACTTTTTACAGTATTATGCTGTAGAATGTGAGGTTTACAGTTTTGATACTGTAGGCCtgcagtaatatactgtatttttacagtgttgctaTTGTAAACTATGTGAacagtttcttactgtaaatgccacagtaaacaactgaaaagttttcttgttattcatattaataaaaacaactataaaccacagacatatactgtaaataacaatgtgtCTTCAATCTTAATGGCCCAATAATGAGATcagctcagttttacatttaaaaatgtgtaaccCTCAAAATCTATTacaaaagaggaggagacaggtGACAGCTTTATGgaactgaacatttattcaaaaactTTCAAATATGCCAAGTATATTCAAGTATGTTTGAAAAATTAATTCTTAAAGTTCATGTCTTTTCAAAGGGGGTCaatgtaaatctgttaattataatATCCTGACCAGACTAATGTTAGCCTTCACTGATGTATAGTTCAAGAGAAAGCAGCCATcctaaaataatctttaaactaaactaaactattttcactgcaaacagcagtgaaaataatgtttaaataccaGT
Protein-coding regions in this window:
- the LOC137195830 gene encoding golgin subfamily A member 6-like protein 6, with the translated sequence MERRESRASRDYNRGMEEMRKLMEGEMKEREEKLRTAAKIMVFKERETWRSDREQLLEKLSVTEEEITALKSDLQEEKDKNRNREQEIWSLHCQLSSEKEKYNSANALWWRKLHQVLEKAAGGIRMRDDQIISLERSLHAEKESWQQKVSQLEELLSEKEREISRANKKRRERTTAHIDTLALLSETQSALKESQLACNSLEEKLRQQLTEKMEKDQRELSERVESLRKELSERVSKCREELSTVCQSWERRSHQWRKEKKQLEETLQAKHEIWIHEEAQMKEQIQRLTNENLQLQELLMKKEKKKQKSFWSWSRSK